A stretch of DNA from Peromyscus maniculatus bairdii isolate BWxNUB_F1_BW_parent chromosome 7, HU_Pman_BW_mat_3.1, whole genome shotgun sequence:
GCACAGCAGGGTTTAGGGATGGGGACTAGAGAAGGGAGAAGATAaagctgaccctgaccctgagatGAGCATCCAATGGTAAGGGTAGGTGAGGTGACAGAATTGGGCTTAGGTCATCCTTACCAtttagcagctgtgggacttGTAAGATGGTAACCAGCCTGCTATCTAACTGCCCAGTTCTGTGGTGTCCAACCCATGGTAGGTGCTCAGTAATGGCTTCAAACACTGATAGGTTCCTGTTTTTCATTTCAGGACAAGGTCaaggagttccagaacagggGCAGTGATGTAGGCCTAGAGGTGGTAGATAACGCTCTGTTAGCTCTACAAGGTAAGAGTGCCAGGTGGGGGCTAGAGCCAGCCCTGGCCTTCCTGACTTTATTTGCTGCTTAACATGGATAATATCCCAAGAGGAAGGTATGGTGCTGTGACATCTGTATGCCATAATTCCAAAGTTAAGTATCTTGACTCTCCTCTCTGCAAAACTGTCCACAGGCTAGGGACAAGGGCATCCTCTCCCCTCTTGCACAGCTGGGCTTACTTGGGACCTGTTCTGCTCCCTAAGCAAGGGCTGTAGTCTAGGTGGTGTTGGGTCCGAGATCCTGGGTCATTCTCTTTGGGCTCAGGACCCACTGCGGCTCGGGTGCTGCAGGCTGGTGTGACCGATGATCTGAGGAAACTGCCCTTCATGACCAGTGCTGTGATGGAGGTGTTTGGTGTGTCTGGCTGTCGCGTGACCCGCTGTGGCTACACAGGAGAAGATGGTGTGGAGGTACGTGGAGAAGTAGTTATTCCCCATGGTttctcacacctgtaaccccagtgcttatGGAGATAGAAGCAGGAACATCTTAGTTCATGGTGGGCTGGGTTTCCATAGTTAAGCTCCAAGCTAagcaaggctacataatgagagccTATCCCAGAGAAaataaagtcaaaacaaaatcccaaaacaaaaaatacagttgTAAAGCTTGGcatggggtggcacatgcctatgatcccagcaccctggaagttacaggtcagcctgggctgcctgtctcAGAAAGAGGGGTGGGGTCAGGGGAGATGGGGCATATAATGCAGTGGTAGAATGCTTCACTTCCGTACAACCAAAAACGGTAAACATGCAGGATTCAAGAGGGGTGACTGCCTGTCTGCTCTCTGGTCCTTTGTGCAGATCTCAGTGCCAGCAGCAGGGGCAGTCCACTTGGCAACTGCTTTGCTGAAAAACCCAGAGGTGAAGCTGGCAGGACTAGCTGCCAGGGACAGCCTGCGCTTGGAGGCAGGCCTCTGTCTGTATGGGAATGACATTGATGAACAGACCACGCCTGTGGAAGGCAGCCTCAGCTGGACACTGGGTGAGCTGGGCTACCCTTCAAGGGGTCCTGAAGATGAGAACACCTTTGAATGAGACCAGCCAGCCCATAACTACTTCTAAGGTTGTATATGGTGGAACAAGTAACTCAGCCTTGCCGAGCCTTCATTCCCTGAAGGTGCTACTGTGGCTTCCCTATTATAAACTGAGGGCCCTAAGTATGGCTTCCAGGGGGTAGGAGATGGTTGACTGACTCACTATAGTGCAGGGGAAGAATAGAGCCCAAGTGAGGCTTGATGGATGACACTTGGGACCTTGGTAGTAAAGACTTTCTGTGTCCAGGGCTTTGTTATGGCTTACATCTGGTGTATTCTGTTCCAGGAAAGCGCCGCCGAACTGCCATGGACTTCCCAGGAGCCAAAATCATTGTTCCCCAGCTGAAGGGTGAGGTGCAGAAGAGACGTGTGGGGTTGATATGTGAAGGGGCCCCAATGAGAGCACACAGTCCCATCCTGAGCACGGAAGGCACTGTGATTGGTGAGTGGTCTAGGATGGGGACATTGGCTGGCAGGGTGTCCAGGGTAGGGATATTGGGCTGGCAGGGTGGTGTTAACCTATGGCCTATGCCTGGACAGGCACAGTGACCAGTGGCTGCCCTTCACCCAGCCTGAAGAAGAATGTGGCAATGGGTTATGTGCCGTCAAAGTACAGTCGGCCGGGGACACAGCTGCTGGTGGAGGTTCGGCGGAAGCAGCAAACGACGGTGGTTAGCAAAATGCCCTTTGTGCCCACGAACTACTATACTCTCAAGTGAAGATGGCCCATGGaaaagcgccccccccccaggcattCCATAGTGCTGAGTCAGAACAGTGGGGCAGAACTGACGGGTGCGGGTGGGGTGGAAGCTGAATGGTGTTTGCTGTGGTCTGGTTAGGGTCGGGAGAACATCCCATCTATTCTTCTCCATCAAGCCATCCTAACTTTAGGGcccagttttttaaaataacaaatcacCTTAATTAATGTTCTATTTTAGCCTGCAATCCCACTAACCTTA
This window harbors:
- the Amt gene encoding aminomethyltransferase, mitochondrial isoform X1 — encoded protein: MQRTVSVVAPLGFRLQAQPLVQGRPLSCVQPGCPQDVLRRTPLYDFHLAHGGKMVAFAGWSLPVQYQDSHVVSHLHTRRHCSLFDVSHMLQTKIFGCDRVKLMESMVVGDIAELRPNQGILSLFTNEAGGILDDLIVTNTSEGHLYVVSNAGCWDKDLALMQDKVKEFQNRGSDVGLEVVDNALLALQGPTAARVLQAGVTDDLRKLPFMTSAVMEVFGVSGCRVTRCGYTGEDGVEISVPAAGAVHLATALLKNPEVKLAGLAARDSLRLEAGLCLYGNDIDEQTTPVEGSLSWTLGKRRRTAMDFPGAKIIVPQLKGEVQKRRVGLICEGAPMRAHSPILSTEGTVIGTVTSGCPSPSLKKNVAMGYVPSKYSRPGTQLLVEVRRKQQTTVVSKMPFVPTNYYTLK
- the Amt gene encoding aminomethyltransferase, mitochondrial isoform X2; its protein translation is MQRTVSVVAPLGFRLQAQPLVQGRPLSCVQDVLRRTPLYDFHLAHGGKMVAFAGWSLPVQYQDSHVVSHLHTRRHCSLFDVSHMLQTKIFGCDRVKLMESMVVGDIAELRPNQGILSLFTNEAGGILDDLIVTNTSEGHLYVVSNAGCWDKDLALMQDKVKEFQNRGSDVGLEVVDNALLALQGPTAARVLQAGVTDDLRKLPFMTSAVMEVFGVSGCRVTRCGYTGEDGVEISVPAAGAVHLATALLKNPEVKLAGLAARDSLRLEAGLCLYGNDIDEQTTPVEGSLSWTLGKRRRTAMDFPGAKIIVPQLKGEVQKRRVGLICEGAPMRAHSPILSTEGTVIGTVTSGCPSPSLKKNVAMGYVPSKYSRPGTQLLVEVRRKQQTTVVSKMPFVPTNYYTLK